The nucleotide window CCAAGGTCGCGTTCGTCAACGTCGAAGTGCTGCAGAGCACGTGGCCGAAGTTCATCAACTACCAAAACCAATTGCAGGCCACGCTCTACGCCATCCAATCCAGCAAGCTTCGCCCGGCGGAGAAACAGAAGCAGCTGCTGCAGCTGAACCAGCAATCCGCGCGCTGGCAAGCAGAAGTGACCAACGACGTCAAGGATGCCGTCAAGCAGATTGCGGCCAGCCGCCATTACGAACTCGTCGTCACAAGGCAGGGCACGGCATTCGGAGGCGACGACATCACACCCGACGTGCAGACCGCGTTGCGTATCCCGCTCGCCTCGCCGTCGCCGGGGCGATAACGCCGGCGCGTGGACGGACGCGGGCGCAGGCTGGCCGACTTGGCGGCGGCGGCCGAAGCGGAACTTGACGGAGATGGCGACCTTCGCATCGACCGCGTGGCTGCGGTCGACGATGCGACGACCGACACGCTGACTTTTGCCGTGGACGAGCGCTGGCTGGAAAAAGCGCTCGCGTCGCCGGCTG belongs to Candidatus Eremiobacteraceae bacterium and includes:
- a CDS encoding OmpH family outer membrane protein — protein: MSTHLVRCAAFALLAASVLAGAGCGQAHAKVAFVNVEVLQSTWPKFINYQNQLQATLYAIQSSKLRPAEKQKQLLQLNQQSARWQAEVTNDVKDAVKQIAASRHYELVVTRQGTAFGGDDITPDVQTALRIPLASPSPGR